A single genomic interval of Coccidioides posadasii str. Silveira chromosome 1, complete sequence harbors:
- the ALG6 gene encoding Glucosyltransferase-like protein (CAZy:GT57~EggNog:ENOG410PGJR~COG:E,G~TransMembrane:13 (i64-86o166-187i199-218o224-242i249-275o287-311i390-408o414-431i438-455o461-478i485-505o517-538i550-570o)~BUSCO:4152at33183) — translation MFAMTSPRPSTPSSHRPRKKRRLLASASSSTNIDLITGPNTSEQSPAFPLVSFLWPARTGVSQWLILPIILMAVGLFRWAVGLWGYSGHGMPPMYGDFEAQRHWMELTIHLPISSWYFYDLNWWGLDYPPLTAYHSWLLGKVGSLIDPSWFALYVSRGIESPLLKVYMRATVVVSEYLVYIPAVVIFLRRYAREQRVNIWAASVALVAILMQPATILIDHGHFQYNTVMLGLVVAASESIIAKRRLWACVFFVGALGFKQMALYFAPVIFSYMLGSCFTPKLRLGRLLGISLITITAFALVFAPLIAGAVYDNYRGIPMPNSQPPLFQSLPISLNDSSWLYAPLLLLCQSIHRIFPFARGLFEDKVANMWCAIHTFYKLSRFSSSTLQKASLAATVLSIFIPCITIGRYPRPELLLFALANSAWGFFLCSFQVHEKSVLLPLLPMTLLLCGDGGLSKESRAWVGFSNILGAWTLFPLLKREELRVPYFVVTLLWAYLLGLPPTSFDLYRNREGSRDLHIFTKLLHLGCYLSMIVWHVFDAFVPPPPTKPDLWVVLNALIGTSGFGLIYLWCTVKLVQGARFTAQAIESTHPRISNTKKKQ, via the exons ATGTTCGCAATGACGTCTCCAAGGCCGTCAACCCCGTCCTCCCACCGACCGCGAAAAAAGCGACGGCTGCTCGCCAGCGCCTCTTCGAGCACCAACATCGACTTGATCACCGGTCCAAATACGAGCGAACAATCCCCAGCCTTTCCGCTGGTATCATTTCTTTGGCCAGCACGTACTGGTGTTTCGCAATGGCTAATTCTTCCTATAATTCTCATGGCCGTCGGGTTGTTTCGGTGGGCAGTAGGACTGTGGGGATACTCAG GACATGGCATGCCGCCAATGTATGGTGATTTTGAGGCCCAACGGCATTGGATGGAGCTGACAATTCACCTTCCTATTTCCTCCTGGTACTTCTACGATTTAAATTGGTGGGGCCTTGATTACCCGCCGTTGACTGCGTACCACAGCTGGTTGCTCGGAAAAGT AGGATCGCTAATTGACCCCTCCTGGTTCGCCCTTTACGTTTCTCGCGGGATAGAGAGCCCACTTCTCAAAGTCTATATGCGCGCCACCGTTGTTGTCTCCGAGTACCTTGTCTACATCCCCGCCGTCGTGATATTTCTCAGGAGATATGCCCGTGAGCAAAGGGTCAACATCTGGGCGGCTTCAGTCGCCCTCGTCGCTATCCTCATGCAGCCCGCGACTATACTGATCGATCATGGTCATTTTCAGTATAACACTGTTATGCTTGGGCTGGTGGTTGCCGCATCGGAAAGCATAATAGCGAAGAGACGACTATGGGCTTGTGTATTCTTTGTTGGTGCCCTTGGTTTCAAGCAGATGGCACTGTATTTCGCACCAGTGATCTTCTCTTATATGCTGGGCTCCTGTTTTACTCCAAAGCTCAGGCTAGGAAGATTACTTGGCATCAGCCTGATTACAATAACCGCATTCGCCCTGGTATTCGCGCCTTTGATTGCTGGGGCTGTTTATGACAATTATCGCGGTATCCCTATGCCAAATTCTCAACCACCCCTCTTTCAAAGCTTGCCGATATCGCTAAACGACTCATCTTGGCTCTATGCACCTTTGCTTCTGCTTTGTCAATCTATCCACCGGATATTCCCCTTTGCTCGTGGCTTGTTCGAAGACAAAGTTGCAAATATGTGGTGTGCCATCCACACGTTCTACAAGCTCTCCCGCTTCTCCTCTTCTACCCTCCAAAAGGCCTCTCTAGCTGCGACAGTTCTTAGCATTTTTATCCCTTGCATTACTATCGGACGGTATCCGCGGCCGGAACTTCTTTTGTTTGCTCTGGCAAACAGTGCGTGGGGTTTCTTCCTCTGTTCATTTCAGGTACATGAAAAAAGTGTGCTCCTGCCTTTGCTGCCGATGACGTTACTCCTTTGCGGTGATGGTGGACTGAGCAAAGAATCAAGAGCCTGGGTTGGTTTTAGCAACATTCTTGGAGCATGGACATTATTTCCCTTGCTAAAGCGGGAAGAGCTTCGTGTGCCGTACTTTGTTGTCACATTGCTCTGGGCATATCTTCTTGGACTCCCACCAACATCGTTTGATCTGTATAGAAACCGTGAAGGGTCTCGGGACCTGCACATTTTCACCAAACTGTTACACCTCGGGTGCTATTTATCGATGATTGTTTGGCATGTCTTTGACGCATTCGTTCCTCCTCCGCCGACGAAGCCGGACCTCTGGGTTGTCCTCAATGCCCTGATAGGGACGTCTGGGTTTGGATTAATCTACCTTTGGTGTACAGTAAAGTTGGTCCAGGGAGCTCGATTCACCGCCCAAGCCATCGAATCAACACATCCTCGGATTTCGAAcacgaagaagaagcaataG
- the COX17 gene encoding Cytochrome c oxidase copper chaperone (EggNog:ENOG410PS1K~COG:O) translates to MSSAAVSPISSSQVTSQTANSSIKPCYSETEKPKPCCVCKPEKTARDDCMLFSKSDNPAESECKSLIDQYRSCMAGYGFKV, encoded by the exons ATGTCGTCCGCTGCTGTGTCCCCCATCTCATCCT CCCAGGTCACCTCTCAAACGGCCAATTCTTCCATAAAGCCATGCTACTCCGAAACAGAAAAGCCAAAG CCCTGCTGCGTCTGCAAACCCGAAAAGACCGCTCGCGATGACTGCATGCTCTTCTCCAAGTCCGACAACCCTGCCGAATCGGAATGCAAATCCCTAATCGATCAATACCGAAGCTGCATGGCCGGCTACGGGTTCAAGGTGTAA
- a CDS encoding uncharacterized protein (BUSCO:355525at4751~EggNog:ENOG410PGV5~COG:A,T,Y~BUSCO:9431at33183) — protein MAPPSTVFSIQDKGLRFDSATDLEPHIKPLLESDNIVTEIYLGGNTFGVPACELLGKALRTQKKLHTANLADIFTSRLLAEIPQALSFLLNALLDVHTLQTVDLSDNAFGLNTQAPLVEFLQAHVPLRHLLLNNNGLGPKAGTLIADALTELCARKIKARSNPDLGYEVPLLETIVCGRNRLESGSMAAWARAIKAHGKGLRVVKMVQNGIRQDGIKLLLDHGLRHAPELELLDLQDNTFTVSGAIILADTVTGWPSIRELSLGDCYLKGRGWIKVGKAIAKGNNKKLEILRLMYNDINAAGLQILVHAAKNALPLLRRIELNGNKFDEDDESIVELRELLDERKEARGKEDDEEDAWGLDELDELEEESEEEEEEEEEEESEAEEVEKKAEKVVEEAEQAENEKVAQDVDKAVDELGEKLKSTSI, from the coding sequence ATGGCCCCTCCGTCCACCGTCTTCTCAATCCAAGATAAAGGGTTGAGATTTGACTCTGCCACCGACTTGGAACCTCACATCAAGCCTCTCCTTGAAAGCGACAATATCGTTACGGAAATTTACCTCGGAGGAAACACCTTTGGAGTTCCCGCCTGCGAGCTTCTGGGTAAAGCTCTCCGAACGCAAAAGAAACTCCACACCGCAAACCTCGCCGATATCTTCACCTCACGCCTCCTCGCCGAGATCCCACAAGCCCTCTCCTTTCTATTAAACGCGTTGCTAGATGTCCATACTCTGCAGACAGTTGATTTAAGCGATAACGCCTTCGGGCTAAACACGCAGGCCCCCCTCGTCGAGTTCTTACAGGCACACGTTCCTTTACGTCACTTGCTTTTGAACAATAACGGCTTGGGCCCAAAGGCAGGTACCCTTATTGCCGATGCGCTGACGGAATTATGCGCGAGAAAGATCAAGGCGCGATCGAATCCGGACCTTGGATACGAAGTACCCTTGCTGGAGACGATCGTGTGTGGTCGCAACAGACTTGAAAGTGGAAGTATGGCTGCGTGGGCTCGTGCGATAAAGGCTCACGGCAAGGGCCTCAGAGTTGTCAAGATGGTCCAGAATGGTATCCGCCAGGATGGAATCAAGCTTCTCTTGGACCATGGTCTGCGACATGCGCCCGAGCTAGAGTTACTCGATCTTCAGGATAATACTTTTACAGTCTCCGGCGCCATAATACTCGCAGATACGGTGACCGGCTGGCCATCGATTCGCGAGCTCTCTTTAGGAGATTGCTATCTCAAGGGCCGAGGTTGGATTAAAGTCGGAAAAGCGATCGCAAAGGGAAATAACAAGAAGCTTGAGATTCTCAGATTGATGTATAATGATATCAATGCCGCTGGATTGCAAATATTAGTCCATGCTGCGAAAAATGCGCTCCCCCTTCTGAGACGCATCGAGCTGAATGGAAACAAATTTGACGAGGATGACGAGAGCATCGTGGAATTGAGAGAGCTTCTTGACGAGCGGAAAGAAGCGAGAGGCAAAGAAGACGACGAGGAGGATGCGTGGGGCTTGGATGAACTAGATGAGTTAGAAGAAGAgagtgaagaagaagaggaggaggaggaagaggaggagagcGAGGCAGAAGAGGTAGAGAAGAAAGCGGAGAAGGTCGTGGAGGAGGCTGAGCAGGCTGAGAACGAGAAGGTCGCTCAAGATGTCGACAAAGCTGTGGATGAACTCGGCGAGAAATTAAAGAGCACGTCTATTTGA
- a CDS encoding uncharacterized protein (EggNog:ENOG410PVWW~TransMembrane:7 (o45-66i73-95o101-119i197-214o220-241i296-319o358-377i)~BUSCO:7862at33183), giving the protein MCIKEDTQQMPAAALKAMHLEQWTYPVPSLSSDAREALTEMAHSIWQGAISLLLPTVLLYLALYALVKRRVKVYENLSVVAMFAFAVSSIVTVVPCSTIRSLQLFCVAIGIMKAMDFYVRRHAPPQYTHATRPSDAIIALLYLTELRYESFTPNHVRTAPAPSMSEIIEPKSRTRASSNHHGRSYFSKFSKPNFSEPTNLILHILLFTILQTLFPQSNPTILAVQILLAIYILWESMQLVLRYRTSPPLFGPVYTATSLSSFWSETWHSAFASPCHSLAYGPLRRILPLRYGMPVAFARGIGIIASFILMGFFHVYALAPLLPLDALLRISAFFLLNGVGTVMEEALWGRQSHWGKTILAWVFELAIASWTVEGLSVPRGLRNVSWKNVCNVGRETEMIFT; this is encoded by the exons ATGTGTATTAAGGAGGACACTCAGCAGATGCCAGCTGCTGCACTAAAAGCCATGCACCTCGAGCAGTGGACGTATCCAGTGCCGAGTCTCTCGTCCGATGCTCGAGAAGCTTTGACTGAAATGGCCCACAGCATATGGCAGGGTGCAATTTCTCTCCTTTTACCTACCGTGCTCCTTTACCTTGCCCTATACGCCCTGGTGAAGCGGCGTGTGAAAGTATACGAAAATCTGAGCGTTGTGGCTATGTTTGCATTTGCGGTGAGCAGCATTGTCACGGTAGTGCCATGCAGCACCATCCGAAGTCTGCAATTATTCTGCG TGGCAATTGGTATCATGAAAGCCATGGACTTCTATGTGCGCAGACATGCTCCGCCGCAATACACCCATGCTACTAGGCCGTCCGACGCAATAATTGCTCTCCTCTATCTCACAGAACTCCGCTATGAATCATTTACTCCAAACCATGTGCGCACAGCACCAGCACCATCTATGTCAGAAATTATCGAACCGAAATCACGAACAAGGGCCTCTTCCAATCACCATGGCAGGTCGTATTTCAGCAAATTCTCCAAACCCAACTTCTCCGAACCGACAAACCTGATCCTCCACATCCTGCTCTTCACCATCCTGCAAACCCTCTTTCCGCAATCGAATCCTACTATTCTCGCCGTTCAGATCCTCCTGGCGATATACATACTCTGGGAATCTATGCAGCTCGTACTTCGGTATCGCACCAGCCCGCCCCTTTTCGGCCCAGTGTACACCGCAACATCGCTTAGCTCCTTTTGGAGTGAGACCTGGCACAGTGCGTTCGCCAGTCCTTGCCACTCGCTCGCTTATGGACCACTTCGTCGTATCCTTCCACTAAGATACGGCATGCCCGTCGCCTTCGCGCGTGGAATAGGAATAATCGCGTCTTTCATACTAATGGGTTTTTTCCACGTATACGCTTTGGCGCCGTTGTTGCCCCTGGACGCCCTGCTGCGCatatctgctttctttttgttgAATGGCGTGGGGACAGTGATGGAGGAGGCCTTGTGGGGAAGGCAGTCGCACTGGGGAAAGACAATCCTGGCGTGGGTGTTTGAGCTGGCGATTGCTAGCTGGACGGTGGAAGGCCTTTCGGTTCCTAGGGGGTTGAGGAATGTTTCGTGGAAGAATGTTTGCAATGTGGGAAGGGAGACCGAAATGATTTTCACATAA
- a CDS encoding uncharacterized protein (EggNog:ENOG410Q5BC~COG:M), whose protein sequence is MAGLSKPASVRHVTLSLLPPEIHLEIASWLSTPDLSSLSRTASFFHDILTPRLYRRALAYKVPKTGSSVLYWATCFRRTSVIKILLEIGSDTFEDYDVKEALESAAEWGYLDAVEIFLNRPSKLSASENGHFAFYLALTGGHMPVARYLCNAGADLRKLYCEELYVLHEVARNADMEALRFVLDIGVEIGEINNLNQTALHIAAGIGHYQMVQFLLEKGADVSAIDSFGFTTLFHAASVDRRFKAPQPDSLTERAAIIKLLVACGVNMSASDANDLTVLHYVCKFGWTDVTRILIKAGADVSLRSGASRVTPLHCAVEGNQVDIVTELLSAHANPNVANDLGRIPLHLAVKWDNVAIADLLLSVSDTTYTDKHGWSTLHHAAVSGNVRVIDALLKKGGVISLPNGSDDEFTLHKLVRSRRVDLVEAFLEAGADMTLEEVQNLTAFDVAIETGQASVVDLFLYYGYDPSDIDGLSLPLHRAVSKGDEAIVSLLIDSGADVHSVNTRGMSALHLACIDGHEDIVDTLMEWDADPDLEDEDGWSPLMHALHNGYTDIAELMIGELDDSILISLMQQAIELDSGDRILQCLIDLNPVIVSNRDSDGATLLHLAAAWDNAPAIRALVDGGADILAVDNKTRTPLHIAALDARPSAVQALLEARHDPDIRDGKGKTALHHAAAAKCLQSAMLLINHGANPVALDTTGLTPLHRIVLALILHPPTSSFEDDDIPDFVCRLMDGFHIVKTLIQHGADPLDVGNVEYSAVQAAEVGSNMVLVDFIIQAYENAQYFQMIGDGVPKEMLVAWKLNEEEEEEEEEEEEHYEDDS, encoded by the coding sequence ATGGCGGGCCTCTCGAAACCCGCCAGTGTCCGCCATGTCACCCTCAGTCTCCTCCCTCCTGAAATACACCTTGAGATTGCCTCATGGCTAAGCACTCCCGACTTAAGCTCTCTTTCGCGAACAGCATCCTTTTTTCACGATATACTCACACCAAGGCTCTATCGTAGAGCTCTTGCATATAAGGTGCCAAAGACAGGTTCGTCCGTTTTGTACTGGGCTACCTGTTTTCGGCGAACGTCTGTAATCAAAATCCTGTTGGAGATTGGGTCGGATACCTTCGAAGACTACGATGTTAAGGAAGCTCTAGAAAGTGCCGCCGAGTGGGGTTATCTGGATGCCGTTGAAATTTTTCTGAACAGACCCTCCAAATTGTCGGCTTCTGAAAATGGACACTTTGCTTTTTATTTGGCCCTTACTGGCGGCCACATGCCAGTGGCCCGGTACTTGTGCAATGCCGGAGCCGACCTTAGAAAACTCTACTGTGAGGAACTGTACGTTCTTCACGAAGTCGCGAGAAATGCCGATATGGAAGCCCTTCGGTTTGTACTTGATATTGGAGTGGAAATTGGGGAAATCAATAATCTCAACCAGACTGCACTGCATATTGCCGCCGGAATAGGTCATTACCAAATGGTTCAATTTCTGCTTGAAAAAGGGGCAGATGTATCTGCAATAGACTCATTTGGTTTCACGACGCTATTCCATGCCGCATCCGTTGACCGCAGATTCAAAGCACCCCAACCCGACTCTCTTACGGAACGCGCAGCAATTATCAAGCTACTTGTTGCCTGTGGGGTCAATATGTCTGCTTCCGACGCTAATGACCTGACCGTGCTGCATTATGTCTGTAAATTTGGTTGGACCGACGTGACACGAATATTAATTAAAGCTGGAGCTGATGTCAGCCTTCGATCGGGCGCATCCAGAGTAACGCCACTCCATTGTGCGGTCGAAGGCAACCAAGTTGATATCGTCACAGAGCTCTTGTCTGCTCATGCCAATCCAAACGTGGCCAATGATCTGGGTCGCATTCCCTTGCATTTGGCAGTCAAGTGGGACAATGTTGCGATAGCCGATTTACTTCTAAGTGTTTCAGACACTACGTATACGGATAAACACGGCTGGTCGACCCTCCACCATGCTGCGGTATCCGGAAATGTCAGGGTTATCGATGCCTTGTTAAAGAAAGGGGGCGTGATATCACTGCCTAACGGGTCTGATGATGAGTTTACCTTGCATAAATTGGTTAGATCCCGTCGTGTGGATCTAGTCGAGGCTTTTCTGGAGGCCGGAGCGGATATGACATTGGAGGAAGTGCAGAACTTGACAGCTTTCGATGTTGCCATCGAAACAGGTCAAGCCTCGGTGGTCGACTTATTTCTCTACTATGGTTATGACCCAAGCGATATTGATGGCCTTTCCCTACCGCTCCATCGTGCGGTTTCAAAGGGCGACGAGGCTATTGTATCCTTGCTTATTGATTCAGGGGCAGATGTCCACAGCGTCAACACGAGAGGAATGTCAGCTCTGCACCTCGCATGTATTGACGGGCATGAAGACATCGTGGACACGTTGATGGAGTGGGATGCTGATCCTGATCTTGAGGATGAAGACGGATGGTCCCCGCTTATGCATGCTCTACATAACGGCTATACAGACATTGCGGAGCTTATGATAGGTGAATTAGACGATTCGATATTGATCTCGCTAATGCAACAGGCGATTGAATTGGATAGCGGGGATAGGATCCTTCAATGCTTGATTGACCTTAATCCGGTCATAGTCTCAAACCGGGATAGTGATGGCGCAACCCTCCTCCATTTGGCGGCAGCCTGGGACAACGCACCCGCTATTCGTGCTCTTGTCGATGGGGGCGCAGACATTCTCGCTGTGGATAATAAGACGAGGACGCCTTTACACATAGCCGCACTAGATGCAAGGCCTTCGGCAGTCCAAGCTCTATTAGAGGCCCGGCACGACCCAGATATTAGAGATGGCAAGGGGAAAACCGCTTTGCACCATGCAGCAGCTGCAAAGTGCCTGCAGTCCGCTATGCTCCTTATCAACCATGGTGCGAATCCTGTCGCACTTGACACTACTGGACTCACACCGCTTCACCGTATTGTTTTAGCCCTGATTTTACACCCCCCAACAAGTAGTTTCGAAGATGATGATATCCCTGACTTTGTTTGCCGTTTAATGGATGGCTTTCACATAGTCAAGACCCTTATTCAGCATGGTGCCGATCCCCTTGACGTCGGTAACGTCGAATACTCTGCTGTGCAGGCTGCTGAAGTAGGAAGCAATATGGTTCTTGTCGACTTTATCATTCAGGCATATGAAAATGCACAATATTTTCAAATGATTGGAGACGGCGTACCAAAGGAAATGCTAGTTGCATGGAAATTGaacgaagaggaagaggaagaggaagaggaggaagaggaacaTTATGAAGACGACAGTTAA
- the SEC10 gene encoding Exocyst complex component 5 (BUSCO:337150at4751~EggNog:ENOG410PH9F~COG:U~TransMembrane:1 (o624-646i)~BUSCO:1447at33183) — MPDTTLNSQTARPTARRSIFDKGPTFSLETFSNRDFIVKDFIESLSDSAISSTQRRSGAIGNQAFDPKPLIRTFEHAQRRLVDLSGDLELRENELSAAVRRAEAQHSQNVTTLGRKLNQAIESFQKLDSSLNGPRAIGSELSGSGNVAVETGRKLEELDRQRRRALDAHFLIECWDEVSNRGEVTLLENMRRTGGGEGMVRSAHIARQLLRISQRLDPLSWSETNGNVEVRPNGQRKTNTRELIEKFSETLEKDLLKQFDDFYRRANFDGMRECAKVLHDFNGGASVIGLFVNQHQFFIDRSQLITDEAVGDPETWERLADPDAEPPGVEPSLQSLVDEVKVVVQEESGIIKRTFPFYEQVLGTFVQRVFQQSIQQQLELVLDKANSVSSLAFLRSLQTARAYISGLVDDLKAHGLTEHPDTISSQTSMVLDQQLEDLFIPYLTGYSEREKGNLGEQYTSLLFKFATFHARRKKTPTTFISSLAKSGSELLASAREAYMNRLDSSDFTPTQRKMLLRVAGLKDVDDQKQVEIELTDEDGQLSVEFTKRMLRWLAEGVGRGLELNVGSETPKDVSALLNMLLSVMAEGYVDMALDASLESAAAQESAKSEPEFGYLTTLRTAVSIAHLIITCINTVLMPLASSNITIRRDMEKKTNFATNRIEEKINAIEQKTVDVALAWVTRVLSGQKRNDFRPKEGVTEAGAGWLEMLQTPTCASISGFLTRLHSVALNSLPSSGSNVKTFLTEIALGTRALLLEHFKKFPVNGPGGLMVTKDMTRYTELLRSWDIDEGVKGIGGALDVLLEVGSLFVVGPEALRERIRAGTTGGSGGGGGGGTNTSQGKSNVALSVQEVRAYVLRREDSGTVGMQSVLNSL, encoded by the exons ATGCCGGACACTACCCTTAATTCCCAAACCGCCCGGCCGACAGCACGCAGATCCATCTTTGACAAAGGACCAACTTTCTCCCTCGAAACTTTCTCCAATCGCGATTTCATTGTAAAGGACTTTATCGAGTCGCTCTCCGACAGCGCCATCTCCTCCACCCAACGTCGCTCCGGCGCCATCGGAAACCAAGCCTTCGATCCTAAACCGCTGATTCGCACTTTCGAACACGCCCAACGTCGCCTCGTCGACCTATCTGGAGACCTCGAGCTCCGTGAGAATGAGCTCTCGGCGGCTGTCCGGAGAGCAGAAGCCCAACATTCTCAGAACGTGACCACTCTGGGCCGCAAGCTCAACCAGGCGATCGAGTCCTTCCAGAAACTGGACTCGTCGTTGAACGGACCCCGCGCCATTGGTAGTGAACTGTCCGGCAGTGGGAATGTTGCCGTCGAGACGGGTCGGAAGCTGGAAGAGCTTGACCGACAGAGACGGAGAGCTCTAGATGCGCATTTCCTCATTGAATGCTGGGACGAAGTTAGCAATCGCGGTGAAGTGACGCTCCTCGAAAACATGAGAAGAACGGGAGGCGGCGAGGGAATGGTCAGGTCCGCACATATCGCCCGGCAATTGCTGCGAATCAGCCAGAGGCTGGATCCTCTGAGCTGGAGTGAGACCAACGGGAACGTAGAGGTTCGGCCTAACGGCCAGAGGAAAACGAATACAAGAGAGCTGATAGAGAAATTCTCCGAGACGCTTGAAAAGGATCTCCTGAAACAGTTTGATGATTTCTACCGGAGAGCTAATTTTGACGGGATGAGAGAATGCGCAAAGGTCCTGCATGATTTCAATGGTGGTGCCAGCGTCATTGGCCTCTTCGTTAATCAGCACCAGTTCTTTATTGACCGGAGCCAGTTAATCACTGATGAAGCCGTCGGTGACCCTGAGACATGGGAGCGTCTGGCAGATCCTGACGCTGAACCTCCAGGCGTGGAGCCCAGTCTTCAGTCCCTGGTCGACGAGGTTAAAGTGGTAGTGCAAGAAGAATCGGGGATTATAAAACGAACATTTCCATTTTATGAACAGGTGCTTGGGACATTTGTACAGAGAGTGTTCCAGCAGTCTATACAGCAGCAGCTTGAATTGGTACTGGACAAGGCTAATAGTGTTTCCTCATTGGCGTTTTTGAGATCTCTACAGACAGCAAGGGCTTATATTAGCGGCTTAGTAGATGACTTGAAAGCTCATGGGTTAACCGAACACCCAGACACAATTTCCTCCCAGACATCAATGGTTCTAGACCAGCAGCTTGAAGACCTTTTTATCCCTTATCTTACAGGGTATAGTGAACGGGAAAAGGGGAACTTGGGAGAGCAGTACACCTCGCTCTTGTTCAAGTTTGCCACTTTCCATGCGCGCCGCAAGAAGACCCCAACTACCTTTATATCCTCCCTCGCTAAATCCGGCAGCGAACTGCTAGCTTCCGCTCGGGAGGCATACATGAACCGGCTTGATTCGTCTGACTTTACGCCGACTCAAAGAAAGATGTTGCTTCGTGTCGCTGGTCTGAAGGATGTCGATGACCAGAAGCAAGTTGAAATCGAGCTCACGGACGAAGATGGTCAGCTTAGTGTTGAATTCACCAAGCGCATGCTCCGATGGCTTGCAGAAGGTGTTGGTCGAGGACTAGAATTGAACGTGGGCAGTGAAACTCCGAAGGATGTTTCGGCTTTGCTGAATATGCTGCTATCCGTGATGGCTGAGGGCTACGTTGATATGGCATTGGATGCGTCCCTGGAATCTGCCGCCGCTCAAGAGTCCGCAAAGTCGGAGCCAGAGTTTGGTTATTTGACCACGTTGCGCACGGCAGTTAGCATTGCCCATTTGATAATTACTTGCATAAATACGGTGTTAATGCCGCTGGCCTCTTCGAATATTACGATCCGGAGAGATATGGAGAAGAAAACCAATTTTGCGACAAATCGAATCGAGGAAAAGATCAACGCAATCGAACAGAAAACTGTAGACGTTGCGCTCGCCTGGGTTACACGTGTGCTTTCGGGACAAAAGAGGAATGATTTCCGGCCGAAAGAAGGCGTGACGGAAGCCGGCGCGGGATGGCTGGAGATGCTTCAAACTCCG ACCTGTGCCTCTATATCTGGCTTCCTCACCCGACTTCACAGCGTTGCTCTTAACTCTCTCCCCAGCAGCGGTTCTAACGTCAAAACTTTCCTTACAGAAATCGCGTTAGGAACTCGTGCGCTCCTACTAGAGCATTTCAAAAAATTCCCTGTTAACGGCCCAGGCGGTCTCATGGTCACTAAGGACATGACCCGCTATACAGAGCTACTTCGATCCTGGGACATCGACGAAGGAGTCAAGGGTATTGGCGGCGCTCTTGATGTGTTGCTAGAAGTGGGCAGTCTGTTCGTTGTTGGGCCCGAAGCTTTGAGAGAAAGAATTCGTGCCGGAACCACCGGTGGCTCTGGCGGAGGGGGTGGTGGCGGCACGAATACCTCTCAGGGCAAGTCAAACGTCGCTTTGAGCGTCCAGGAAGTTCGTGCCTATGTCCTGCGCCGCGAAGACTCGGGGACTGTTGGCATGCAAAGCGTTCTCAACTCCCTATGA